A portion of the Trachemys scripta elegans isolate TJP31775 chromosome 9, CAS_Tse_1.0, whole genome shotgun sequence genome contains these proteins:
- the ASB12 gene encoding ankyrin repeat and SOCS box protein 12: MNLMDITKIFSMLQPRENEDDNGERQDLNQAVSQDDYQTLDELLCQDRYKTFINSRSGWGVPGTPLRLAASKGHLRSLEVLLAHGAEVDSLDVKAQTPLFTAVSNGHLDCVKALLEAGASPSGSIYNNCSPLLTASRDGDVSILQELLDYGAEVNVKARVPEWAANSAACSGPLYLSAVYGHLECFKMLLLYGADPNYNCTEKKMIARIKQPKTVLEICLRHGCGSEFIKLLIDFGANVYLPNIAGDDKISPNSEALALLIRERAHPKSLMSQSRLAVRKLLKLTNSACAIDQLGIPPVLVNYLKHHS; this comes from the exons ATGAATCTAATGGATATAACCAAAATCTTCtccatgctccagcccagagaaaaTGAAGACGATAATGGAGAAAGACAAGATCTGAACCAAGCAGTGTCCCAGGATGATTATCAAACTCTTGATGAACTCTTGTGCCAAGACAGATACAAAACATTTATTAACAGCAGAAGTGGTTGGGGGGTACCTGGGACCCCACTTCGCCTAGCAGCTTCAAAGGGCCATCTGAGAAGTTTAGAAGTTCTCTTGGCCCATGGAGCAGAAGTGGACAGTCTAGATGTGAAAGCGCAAACTCCGCTATTCACTGCTGTTAGTAATGGCCACCTAGATTGTGTTAAAGCACTATTGGAGGCAGGGGCCAGTCCTTCCGGCAGCATCTACAATAACTGTTCTCCACTGCTCACGGCCTCTAGAGATGGAGATGTCAGCATTCTGCAAGAACTCTTAGACTATGGGGCAGAAGTCAATGTTAAAGCAAGAGTCCCAGAGTGGGCTGCCAACTCTGCAGCTTGTTCTGGCCCTTTATATCTCTCAGCGGTCTATGGACATCTGGAGtgttttaaaatgctgctgctttaTGGAGCAGATCCCAATTACAACTGCACTGAGAAGAAAATGATCGCGCGAATCAAGCAGCCCAAGACTGTGCTTGAAATCTGCCTGAGACATGGTTGTGGGAGTGAATTCATAAAACTGCTCATTGATTTTGGAGCCAATGTGTACTTACCTAACATCGCAGGAGATGATAAGATCTCGCCGAATAGTGAGGCATTGGCGCTGCTGATCAGGGAAAGAG CTCATCCAAAATCCTTGATGTCTCAGTCCAGGCTGGCTGTCAGGAAGCTTCTGAAACTGACCAACAGCGCATGTGCCATAGATCAACTGGGGATCCCACCTGTGCTAGTGAACTACCTCAAACATCACTCTTAA